The window AATACCCACGGTTTTAGTATTGATCCAGAGAGTATTATTTCATATGAAGGTCTAACtccaaaagaaattaaaaaacattatagAGGAGATGTTGTTTATAACGCTGAGGCTGATATCCATTTCCCTCATTTGACTGTTTATCAGACTTTGAATACTGTTGCTCGGTTAGTCACCCCAAGAAATCGTATTAAAGGAGTTAGCAGAGAAGAATTTGCCAAACACATCACGGAAGTCACCATGGCCACCTATGGTTTGAGTCATACACGAGATACCAAAGTGGGTGACGATTTTATTCGTGGTGTTTCTGGTGGTGAGCGCAAGAGAGTTTCTATCTCTGAAGTTTCTATTTGTGGTTCCAAATTCCAATGTTGGGATAACGCTACTAGAGGGTTGGATTCTGCTACTTCATTGGAATTTGTAAAAGCCTTAAAAACAAGTGCAGATATCACCAATTCCAGTGCCTGTGTTGCCATTTACCAATGTTCGCAAGATGCCTATAACTTGTTTAACAAAGTTTCTGTTTTGAGTGAGGGGTATCAGATTTTTTTCGGGTATGGTAATAGGGCCAAAAAATACTTTGAGGAAATGGGATATGTCTCGCCAGCAAGACAAACAACGGCTGATTTTTTAACGGCCGTCACCAATCCAGCTGAACGTATTATTAATCCTGATTATATTAAGCGTGGAATTAAGGTGCCAACTACTGCCGAAGAAATGGAACACTATTGGAAGAATTCACAAGACTATAAACAATTGCTAGTAGACATTGAtgaatatttgaaaaaaaatgacgaTGTTgccaaaaaagaaattcaTGAGGCTCACGTTGCCAGACAATCAAAGAGATCTAGACCAAGTTCGCCGTATATATTGAATTATAATATGCAAGTAAGATATTTATTGATTAGAAATTTCCAAAGaataagaaataatatGGGGTTGACGCTATTTACTGTGATTGGTAATTCTGCAATGGCTCTACTTTTATCTTCAATGTTTTATAAAGTCATGCTGCACACTACAGCAGCAACATTTTATTCCCGTGGTGCCAGTATGTTTATAGCCGTTTTGTTCAACGCCTTCTCGTCCTTATTAGAAATTATGTCTTTGTTTGAAGCTAGACCAATTGTGGAAAAACACAAGAGATATGCCTTATACCACCCATCTGCTGAAGCACTTTCGTCTGTCATTTCCGAGTTACCATCCAAGGCTATAGTTTGTTTgtgttttaatattgtgTTTTACTTCATGGTAAATTACAGAAGAAAGCCCggatttttctttttctttttactcATGAATGCTTTGTGTACATTGGGTATGTCGCATATTTTCAGATGTATCGGTTCTGCCTCCAACAGTTTCCCGGAAGCAATGGTCCCAGCTTGTATCTTTTTGTTAGCCATGGCTATGTTTGCTGGGTTTGTTATTCCAAAAACTAAAATGTTGCTTTGGTCCAAGTGGATTTATTGGATCAATCCTATCCAATACATTTTTGAATCCTTGATGATCAACGAGTTTCACGGTAGGGAATTTTTATGTGAAGAATTCATCCCAAGAGGCCCCGGTTATTCTGATGTATCTTTAACTAATCAGGTATGCTCCAGTGTTGGTGCTGTAGCTGGGGAGTCCTATGTTAGCGGTGATAGGTTTTTAGAATTGGCTTATGGCTATCTGCACAAACACAAATGGCGGGGGTTTGGTGTGGCTTGTGCCTATGcagttttctttttgggTGTTTATTTGGTTTTCAGTGAATATAACGAAAGCGCAAAACAAAAGGGTGAAGTTTTGGTTTTCCCAGCTAGTGTCGTTAGAAGAATGAAAAAGTTGCATCCTAAAAAGAAGCTTGATATCGAAAGCGGTGGTGATAACGAAAAAATGGCATCAGCTCCAAATAAAGAACTTGTTTTGAATGATTCCTCTAATTCCACTTCCAGCAGCAATAATGAGGAGTTCAACTTGTTTACATCGAATGCTATTTTCCACTGGAGGGATGTAAAATATGAAGTtaagattaaaaatgaaactaAAAGGATTCTAGATGGGGTTGATGGATGGGTTAAACCAGGTACTTTAACTGCGTTGATGGGTGCTTCAGGTGCTGGTAAGACCACATTGTTGGATTGTTTAGCTTCACGTGTCACTATGGGTGTTATCACTGggaatatttttgttgatgGTCATGTGCGTGATAATTCATTTCCCAGATCTATTGGCTATTGTCAGCAACAGGATTTGCATTTGAGTACAGCAACAGTTAGGGAATCTTTAAGGTTTTCAGCTTATCTAAGACAACCAAGTTCTGTTTCCAAGCAAGAAAAAGATGAGTATGTGGAGGAAGTGATTAGAATTTTGGAAATGGAACAATACGCTGATGCGGTTGTTGGTGTTTCTGGTGAAGGTTTGAATGTGGAACAAAGAAAGAGATTGACTGTTGGTGTTGAATTAGCAGCCAAACCcaaattattgttgtttttagaTGAACCTACTTCCGGGTTAGATTCGCAGACAGCTTGGTCTATCTGTCAATTGATGAGAAAGTTGGCTGATAAT is drawn from Saccharomycodes ludwigii strain NBRC 1722 chromosome V, whole genome shotgun sequence and contains these coding sequences:
- a CDS encoding pleiotropic drug resistance family ABC transporter (similar to Saccharomyces cerevisiae YOR153W | PDR5 | Pleiotropic Drug Resistance (paralog of YDR406W | PDR15)), encoding MSYTDNPYENDGENNDNCEKNGLSSVIINGKQEIDSSSSYSPIDQSNKFKGLDNQAENNIRNLARTFTNNSISQSNVQKSFHDNTDSNNNNSLYSDNNDAKTNICAFSDSSDKNYDPRLDPNSDKFSSVCWVQNLSRIMNNDPDYYKPYVLGCCYKNLRASGDSNDVSYQSTIGNMPIKILQFIYRHLRRKREGDTFDILKSMDGLIKPGELLVVLGRPGSGCTTLLKSISANTHGFSIDPESIISYEGLTPKEIKKHYRGDVVYNAEADIHFPHLTVYQTLNTVARLVTPRNRIKGVSREEFAKHITEVTMATYGLSHTRDTKVGDDFIRGVSGGERKRVSISEVSICGSKFQCWDNATRGLDSATSLEFVKALKTSADITNSSACVAIYQCSQDAYNLFNKVSVLSEGYQIFFGYGNRAKKYFEEMGYVSPARQTTADFLTAVTNPAERIINPDYIKRGIKVPTTAEEMEHYWKNSQDYKQLLVDIDEYLKKNDDVAKKEIHEAHVARQSKRSRPSSPYILNYNMQVRYLLIRNFQRIRNNMGLTLFTVIGNSAMALLLSSMFYKVMLHTTAATFYSRGASMFIAVLFNAFSSLLEIMSLFEARPIVEKHKRYALYHPSAEALSSVISELPSKAIVCLCFNIVFYFMVNYRRKPGFFFFFLLMNALCTLGMSHIFRCIGSASNSFPEAMVPACIFLLAMAMFAGFVIPKTKMLLWSKWIYWINPIQYIFESLMINEFHGREFLCEEFIPRGPGYSDVSLTNQVCSSVGAVAGESYVSGDRFLELAYGYLHKHKWRGFGVACAYAVFFLGVYLVFSEYNESAKQKGEVLVFPASVVRRMKKLHPKKKLDIESGGDNEKMASAPNKELVLNDSSNSTSSSNNEEFNLFTSNAIFHWRDVKYEVKIKNETKRILDGVDGWVKPGTLTALMGASGAGKTTLLDCLASRVTMGVITGNIFVDGHVRDNSFPRSIGYCQQQDLHLSTATVRESLRFSAYLRQPSSVSKQEKDEYVEEVIRILEMEQYADAVVGVSGEGLNVEQRKRLTVGVELAAKPKLLLFLDEPTSGLDSQTAWSICQLMRKLADNGQAILCTIHQPSALLMQEFDRLLFMQRGGKTVYFGDLGKGCKTMINYFEENGAHKCPEDANPAEWMLEIIGAAPGTHANQDYHEVWLKSEEHAKVIEELTHMEQTLPKKASNNSTEEDQKSLSSEFATSIFYQCRLVTVRLFQQYWRTPSYLYSKFFLTIYAELFIGFTFFKADHSLQGLQNQMLSVFMFTVLFTPVLQQYLPNFTKQRDLYEVRERPSRTFSWKVFIVSQIIVEVPWNVLTGTVAYFIYYYPVAFYRNAPTSEQLHERGALFWLLSTAFFTYIGSYALMVATPFEIAGNGGNLATLTFTLLLAFCGVLVTPKAMPRFWIFMYRVSPLTYFIDGALSTAVANTYVKCSPYEYVQLIPPAGKTCQEYLGTYLTNAGTGYLLDPNATGTCSLCTVSDTNAFLSSVSSHYSKRWRNWGIFICYIAINYIFAIFFYWVFRVPKNNKITNYLKNLIRR